A region from the Citrobacter koseri ATCC BAA-895 genome encodes:
- the rapZ gene encoding RNase adapter RapZ gives MVLMIVSGRSGSGKSVALRALEDMGFYCVDNLPVVLLPDLARTLADRQISAAVSIDVRNMPESPEIFEQAMNNLPDAFSPQLLFLDADRNTLIRRYSDTRRLHPLSSKNLSLESAIDQESDLLEPLRSRADLIVDTSEMSVHELAEMLRTRLLGKRERELTMVFESFGFKHGIPIDADYVFDVRFLPNPHWDPKLRPMTGLDKPVAAFLDRHTEVHNFIYQTRSYLELWLPMLETNNRSYLTVAIGCTGGKHRSVYIAEQLADYFRSRGKNVQSRHRTLEKRKT, from the coding sequence ATGGTACTGATGATCGTCAGCGGTCGTTCAGGGTCAGGGAAATCTGTCGCCCTGCGTGCGCTGGAAGATATGGGTTTTTACTGCGTGGACAACCTCCCCGTGGTGCTGTTGCCCGATCTGGCTCGTACGCTGGCCGATCGCCAGATTTCTGCGGCCGTCAGCATTGACGTGCGTAACATGCCTGAGTCCCCTGAAATTTTCGAGCAGGCGATGAACAACCTGCCCGATGCGTTTTCACCACAGCTTCTGTTCCTTGATGCCGATCGCAACACGCTGATTCGCCGTTACAGCGATACGCGCCGTCTGCATCCGCTTTCCAGCAAAAATCTCTCCCTGGAGAGCGCCATCGACCAGGAAAGCGATCTGCTGGAACCGCTGCGTTCCCGCGCCGATCTGATTGTCGATACCTCTGAAATGTCCGTGCATGAACTGGCGGAAATGCTGCGTACCCGTCTGCTGGGCAAGCGCGAACGCGAGCTGACAATGGTGTTCGAGTCCTTCGGCTTCAAGCACGGTATTCCAATCGATGCCGATTATGTTTTTGACGTGCGCTTCCTGCCTAACCCGCACTGGGACCCGAAACTGCGTCCAATGACCGGCCTCGATAAACCGGTTGCGGCATTCCTCGACAGGCACACAGAAGTACACAATTTTATCTACCAGACTCGCAGCTATCTTGAGTTATGGTTACCCATGCTGGAGACAAACAACCGTAGCTATCTCACCGTAGCCATCGGCTGTACCGGCGGGAAACACCGTTCGGTGTATATTGCAGAACAGCTGGCAGACTACTTCCGTTCACGCGGTAAGAACGTGCAGTCACGCCATAGAACGCTGGAAAAACGCAAAACATGA
- the ptsN gene encoding PTS IIA-like nitrogen regulatory protein PtsN — protein sequence MTNNDTTLQLSSVLNQECTRSGVHCQSKKRALEIISELAAKQLSLPPQVVFEAILTREKMGSTGIGNGIAIPHGKLEEDTLRAVGVFVQLETPIAFDAIDNQPVDLLFALLVPADQTKTHLHTLSLVAKRLADKTICRRLRAAQSDEELYQIITDTEGGKDEA from the coding sequence ATGACAAATAACGATACGACTCTACAACTGAGCAGCGTACTTAACCAGGAATGTACGCGCAGCGGCGTTCACTGCCAGAGCAAAAAACGTGCGCTGGAGATTATCAGTGAACTGGCGGCAAAACAGCTCAGCCTGCCTCCGCAGGTGGTATTTGAAGCAATCCTGACGCGTGAGAAAATGGGCAGTACCGGCATTGGCAATGGTATCGCCATCCCGCACGGCAAGCTGGAAGAAGATACGCTGCGCGCCGTCGGCGTGTTCGTCCAACTCGAAACGCCTATCGCTTTCGATGCCATTGATAATCAACCGGTCGATCTGCTTTTCGCCCTGCTGGTGCCCGCAGATCAGACCAAAACGCATCTGCATACACTGTCGCTGGTCGCTAAACGTCTGGCGGATAAAACCATCTGCCGCCGTCTGCGCGCCGCGCAGAGTGACGAAGAGCTGTATCAAATCATCACTGACACCGAAGGTGGAAAGGATGAGGCATAA
- the npr gene encoding PTS phosphocarrier protein NPr, translating to MTVKQTVEVTNKLGMHARPAMKLFELMQGFEAEVLLRNDEGTEAEANSVIALLMLDSAKGRQIEIEATGPQEVEALAAVIALFNSGFDED from the coding sequence ATGACCGTGAAGCAGACTGTAGAAGTCACAAACAAGCTGGGTATGCATGCCCGGCCTGCGATGAAACTGTTTGAATTAATGCAGGGTTTTGAGGCCGAAGTGCTGTTACGCAATGATGAAGGAACCGAAGCCGAAGCCAATAGCGTCATCGCCCTGCTGATGCTGGACTCTGCTAAAGGTCGCCAGATAGAAATTGAAGCCACCGGCCCGCAGGAGGTCGAAGCGCTGGCGGCGGTGATCGCGCTGTTCAATTCAGGATTCGACGAAGATTAG